DNA from Thermococcus argininiproducens:
GTCTGGAGCAACACCAGCTCCAAATGAAGCTAGGATGTTTTCGTGGAACATTTGAGTAATGACCTCATATTTAACACCAATGTTCGGGTTTGCTTGCTCAAATTCAGCGATCATTTTTTGATAGTTTTTCATCTCAGTTTCTCCAGCGCTCCAACCTGCAAATCTTATGAAGACTTTTTCTTGGATCTGGGTCTCGGTTTCGGTCTTTGTTTCTGTTGTTGGGCTTGGAGTTTGGCCTCCAATACATCCTGAGGCTACTACTGCAAAAAGCAGGGCAAAAATCAAAAGACCTCCAAAGAGAACTTTCTTCATTTTTCTCCCTCCCACCTAGGGTTAAGTAATATGGTCTTTCAATTTTTATACTACAATGATATTATATAAACCTTACTGATATAGTATACAATATATTTAAATAGTATTAATGCAGAAAAAGTATAGTAGCACGGGGCAGTGGGGGTGTAGCAATGGAAAACTATGCGTTTTTGATTGAGAAGCTACAGGAACTAGGACTCACAAAAAGAGAAGCTGAAGTGTATCTTGCTATTCTTGTGAGGAATGGGGCCACCGTGAAGGATCTTCTTGAGTCATTGGATATACATCAACCTCAATTATATAACATAATCCAAAGCCTCATCAGGAAGGGGTTTATTAGAGCTTCTGCGGGGAGGCCTAGAATATATACTGCAAGTGATATAAGTGCTCTCATAGATATTCAAAAAATGAAATTTGATCTTCTAAAAACCACGCTTCAAGAAGAACTTACGAAAATAAAAAGCAGATCGGAAGAAGAGGGACCGTATATCTCTATGGTTAGGAGTTTAGAAGGTGTATTAGCTAGCATTATAGAGATAGTTAACTCTGCAGAAGTAGAAATTAGAGCAGAACTGCCATCTCCTATTTTTAAAGAGCTCAAACATTATCTTTTAGGGGCTGCTCAGAGAGGAGTGAACTTATATCTTTTGGTATACCCTGGAACCGGGGGATTTGAGGAATTTGAGAGATTCAAAGATCAAGTGAAAATAAAAACCTCTGAGCTTGGGAACTTTTTGCTTGTTATTGCAGATCTTTCAAGTGCAGTTTATGCAAAAAGAAGGTTCTTTAGTGTTCACAAGCTTCCCGTTTCAAATACGGAGATTTATGGGTATGTCATTCAAGAAAAGGATTTATTACTTAGGTTACTAAACATTCATAATAATCTATGGATAAAGGCTAAGGAAGCTCTTTGTTGGGTTTCAAGGCCTGAATTGTATCCAAAGACCTTTATAGAATTTTCTATGGCGCTTAATGAACTAGAAACTCTCTTAAAGCTTGGTTACACTCCCATAGTTACAGTAGAAGGAAGAGACATTAAAAGTAGTTACCCCATAAAAACCAAAGGAAGAGTTCGTTCTGTAAACCGTTTTGGAATCGTAAGTAATTTTGTTCTTGAAAGTGAGGAAGGAACATTAACTATAGGAGGATTTGATGCAGAAGTGGAAGATATCGAGGCTCAGCGTATTATAATAGAGAAAATAGAAAGATGAACTGGAGGGTACCAAATGAAGGAGATAGCACTAATATGGGACTTTGATGGCGTGTTAGTCTTTACTCCCCACGAAGAAGCTTGGAAAAGAGCTGCAAGGCACTACGGAGCGGACATTGATCATGAGTTTTATGTGGCCTATGTTTCAGGGAAACCACGATATGAGGGAGCTCATAAGATATTAGAACTTAAAGGGATTTATGAAAAATATAACGCAAGAAGTGAAGAAGAGAGAAAGGAACTTCTACATGAATTTGCGGAGTTTAAGAACAGGATAGTCAACGAGATGTTTGAAAGGGAGGAATACAAGGTTAATTGGAATGCAATACTCTTTTTACAGAATGCAAAAAAAGCTGGAATAAAGAATGCTCTTGCATCCGCATCTAAAAATGCTACAAAACTAGCGAAAAAAGTCAAGATTGGGGAGAAAACACTTGCTGATTTGTTTGATGTGAATGTTAGTGGAATGGCTCCAACTAAAAAAGAGGTTTTCAAATTGGCAATGGAAGAGTTGAGAAGAAATTTTTCAGATATCAAATTTTTCTTCGTAATTGAAGATGCTCCAGCAGGTATTCAGGCTGGAAAAGAACTTGGGGCCTTTACTTTGGGTTATGAAAGGGAAGCGAAGTTGAATAGTGCTGATTTGACTTTTGATGATTTTGCCAAATTGACTACTAAGAACCTTCAGCAGCTTATAGAAATAAAGGAGGGTAAGGTATGAAGTTCAATTTCGAGTTTAACCGATACTCGCCAAGAGAAGAGGAGCTTTATGGTACGATATTAACATTGGGAAATGGCCATATTGGATTAAGGGGAGAAATTGAACTTGAACCCACAATATATGGTACAACTGTTGCAGGGATTTATGACTATGCTCCATACTTTTATAGAGAAATAGTGAATGCTCCTCGGGTAATTGGGCTACAGATGATGTTTAGTGGAGAACCCCTTAATTTGAGCACACACAAGCTTTCAAGATATGAAAGAGAACTTAATATTGAGGAAGGAACATTAAAGACCTGGGTTCACATGGAGACTCACAAAGGAGTGAAAATTCAATATGAGAGTTTAAGGATTGTTCATGGAAAACGAAAGAACCTTATTATATTAAAGTTTAAATTTCAAGCGAGTAAAGGTGGTTTATTAACTTTGGTAAATCCAATTGAAACAGATGTTGCAAACCCTTCTTACCGCCCAGAAATTATGGTAAAACATTGCTCACTTAAGGAACTTTATTTTGATGAAAAATCAATATATGCTGAGGTTAGAACACTGGATGAGAGATATAACATTGGGATTGGAAGTTCCCTTATCACGGAGGAAAAGGTGGAGAGAAGTGTTATAAAGAGTAGTAGAGGTATAGCAGAGGTTCTAAGTCTACAAGTTCGGCCTAACAAGGTTTATGAATTTGTTAAATACGTGGTTATATCCTCTAAAAACGATGAGAATTTAAAGGAAGAAGTTTTAGGAGAACTCAAAGAAGCTGTAGGATTGGGTTTTGGGAAGCTTTATGAAGAGCACAGAGAGTACTGGAATGATATTTGGAAAAAGGCCAAGATTGAGATTGAAGGTGATGATGAGGCAGAAAAGGGGCTTAACTTTAGTCTCTTCCATTTGATTCAGTCACTTCCAAGAGATAGCAATATTTCTCTAACAGCCAGGGGAATACACGGTTTTGGTTATAGGGGACATGTGTTCTGGGATACTGAGATCTATGCGCTCCCGTTTTTTATAGCAGTTTTTCCAGAGGATGCCAGGAGGATGCTGATGTATAGGTACAGGAATCTAGAATCTGCTAAAGAAAATGCTAAGCTCAATGGTTATGATGGTGCTCAATTCCCTTGGGAGTCTGCTGACGATGGATACGAGGCTACTCCTTCTCTTGTTCCTCTTGACATGGCTGGTAAGGAAGTTGTGAGAATTTACACAGGAGAGGAAGAGCACCATATAACCGCAGATATAGCTTATACTGTGGACTTGTACTATAAGTTTACTAGAGATGAAGAGTTCATGTCAAAATATGGGCTTGAGATAATTCTTGAAACGGCTCGTTTTTGGGCCAGTAGGGTAGAACTTGATGAGAAGAGAGGGTACGTAATACGAAGGGTCATAGGTCCAGATGAGTACCATGAGCACGTAGATAATAGCTTTTTCACAAATTTAATGGCAAAGCATAACCTTCTTTTAGGAGTTGCTTATTTTAAAAAAGCTCTGGAGCTTGGCGGTGAGTGGATGGAGACTATTAAAAGAGCAGGAGTCGATGAGGAAGAAGTTCGTGGATGGTTCCAGGTAGCAGAGAGAATATATATTCCAAGACAAGTGGAAGGGGTATTTGAGGAATTTGATGGGTATTTTGAGTTAGAAGACTACAACCTTGATCCATATGGCATTGGAGAAGCAAGATTGCCTGAAGAGATAAGAAAAAGGATAGGAAAAACAAGACTCATAAAGCAAGCAGATGTTATAGCAGCTCAATATCTGTTAAAGGAACAGTTTGATCTTGAGACAATTAAAAAGAACTTTGATTACTATATTGTCCGAACAACCCATGCCTCTTCGCTTTCAATGCCGGCCTACAGTATAGTAGCTTCTTGGTTAGATTATGGAGACTTGGCATATGACTATTTCATGAAATGTGCTTATATAGATCTTAAAAACATTTATGGAAATACTCATGATGGCTTCCATCTTGCAACCGCAGGCGGGGTATGGCAAGCACTCTTCAGAGGATTCTGTGGGATTGATATAAAGGAAGACATGATAGAAATCTCACCAAAGTTGCCTCAAAAGTGGAAATCAGTGAAACTTAGGTTCTTTTTTAGAGGTGCTTGGATTGATCTTGTTATCAAAAATAACGAGATAAAGGTGAAACTCCTCAATGAATTGAAGAGTGTAAGAGTTTATGCTTTCGGAAAAGAGGTTGTCCTAGGCCCAGGAGAGGAGGTAACTTTGGAGAAGTAGTTCTCTTTTTGCAAACCTTTTTAACTTATTTTCTAAATTTTCTCTCGGTGGGGGTCAATGGAATTGCTTTACACTTATGAAACCTTGAAACTTGAATTTCCTATGACTGAGATAGAAAAAGCAGATTTTGTAATTTTAGGGATTCCCTTTGATGGAACAACTTCTTATAAGCCTGGAACAAGGTTTGGTCCCACATTAATAAGGCAAGCTACTCTTAACTTAGAGAGTTATATTCTCGATTATGATATTGACTTGGCTGAGGTTAGAATAGCAGATGTTGGAGATTTAGCAATAGTGGCAGGTAATCCAGTTGAGACAATAAAACGTGGTATTAAAACAATTGAGGAGATAAGAAAACTGAATCCAAAAGCAATCCCAATAGTTCTCGGTGGAGAGCATTCAATGACTTATGCACCTGTTAAAGCTTTAATGCCAAAGAGCTACATTGTTTTCGATGCTCATTTGGATTTAAGGGAGCAATATGAAGAAAACCCGTGGAATCATGCTTGTGTAGCTAGACGCATATCCGAGTTGGGTATAGAAATAGCCGAATTTGGGATAAGAAGTGGAACTAAAGAGGAAGTAAAATACACAAAAGAAAGAGGTATTCATTGGGTTCATGCGAGACATTATAGCTTTGAGAGGTTCAAGGAAATTGTAAGAGAGTTGCCAGATCCGATATATATATCAATAGATATAGATGTCTTTGATCTTTCAATGGTGCCTTCTACGGGGACCCCCGAAGCAGGCGGCTTAGGATTTTGGGAAGTAGTAGAGGCATTAGAGTGGCTTGTACGTAATAAAGAAGTAGTTGGTTTTGATATAATGGAAGTGGCTGGGATGGAGCTTGGGGATGTCACAGCTTTAACAGCAGCAAAGCTTCTTTTTTACCTAATGGGAATGATTTCAATGAGATAATTCACTCTTCTTCTATATACATTTCTTGTAATGCTCTGTAATATGCTTTGTAGATATCTCTTTTTGTCACGACTCCGATCAGCTTTTTGCATTCAGGAGACTCTACTATAGGAAGTAGATTTTGATCATATTTTATTAATTTTTCAAAGGCATCATGAGCGGTTTCATTAAGGTATCCAACTGCATAGTTCTTTCTAAGAAATCTTTCAATAGGAAGACTTTTTACTTTTTGAGGTTTGTTCAGAAAATCCTTTATTCCTACAATTCCGAGTACTTCTAGTTTCTCGTTAACCACTGGGAAGCAATCATGTCCTGTGTGTGCCACAAGGTGTTCTATATCTATTAGTCTATCTTGGGGGTTCACAAAGATGGGGTTAGTTGTCATGATATCTTTTACGGGGATTGTCTCTAAAACTACGGGACGACCAGTCTTTATACGGAAACCTCTGCGTTCGAGTTTTAATGTATATACCGAGGAGCCTCTAAGAATGAATCTCGCTGTCAGAAAACTTGTGGTAGTGGACGTTATAACGCAAGGAAGAAGTGCATACCCTCTTGTGAGTTCTGCTACCATTAGTATCTGATTTATGGGGGCTTGGGTTAGTCCACTGAAAAACGCTGCCATTCCAGCAAGAGCATAAACAGCAGTATTGATCCCAAGCGTGGGGAATAAGATACTTAACATTTTCCCATAGGCTGCTCCAAGTAGAGCTCCCGTGTAGAGGCTAGGTGCGAAGATACCTCCACTATGTCCAGTAGATATCATAAGGGATGTAGCAAGCATTTTTCCTATTCCTAAGAAGATTAAAACAGTAAGTGGGAGCAATCCAGCAATGGCAAGTTCTATTCCTTCATAACCTACACCCAAGATTCCATATTTTGGGAAGAACATTCCAATAACTCCAACCCCTAACCCACCGATGAACAATTTAAAGGGAAGCGGTGCTCTTGACTTTTCAAATTTATCAGTAAGCCAGAAGATAAATTTTGCCCAATATGCAGCTAAGAGACCAAATATAAGCCCCATGAGGAATAGAAGAGGAAGTTCTACATGGTTATATGTTATTTGAGAAGAGAGAGTGACTTCAAAACCCTCCCCTAATAATATTAATGTCACAGCATTCCCAACAACCGCAGAAAGAAAAATGGGGACGAGGTTTATAGAAAATACTCCCATATAGACTACTTCGAGGGCAAACATCGCTCCGGCAAATGGGGTGTTAAAAGTCCCAGCTATTCCAGCAGCAAGTCCACATGTGGTTAGCAACTTTTTCGTTTCTGGAGAGAGCTTAAAAGCCTGTGTTAATGCTGAGGCCAGAGAAGCTCCAATAAATCCAATTGGCCCTTCTCTTCCCACACTTCCTCCACTTCCTATGGTTATTGAGGTTGCCAAGGCTTTTAGAAATGCTAATTTTCCTTTTATCTCTCCTTTTTTGAATATTACTGCTTCTATAACCTCAGGTATGCCATTTCCCTTTAATTCGGGATAATTTCTAATTATTGCTACTATCAGTAGGCTGCCAATTGCAGGAAGAAAAATGTATCCGAAATTGTATCCATGGTAATAAAAAGATATACGTGGAAGGAGAGAACCGAAGAAGAGCATTCTTACGATTGCAACCATCTTTCTAAAAACAACGGCCCCGAGCCCCCCAATTACTCCGGTAATGATAGATAGAAGTAATATTGTGGACCATTTCTTGATATACTTCTCGGTTCTCATCACGTTGGAGTATGTGCAATGGTATTTAAAGATTGAAGAAACCAAAGGTTCCTATAGAAAAGTTAAAAGTGAGGGAAGAAGAATTTAATCGTTTAATACTTTTTCTAATAGGTCCAGTCCTAAGTTGAGGTATTCTCTTACTTTTTCTTCGCTTTTTGCTTCGGCAAAGATTCTTATTATGGGTTCAGTTCCACTCGCTCTCACAAGAACCCAACCATCTTTGAAGAGTATCTTTGTTCCGTCGGTTGTATCAATAGTTAGCCCTTCTTTCTTTGCGAATTCTGCTACTTTTGCGACAATTATTTTTCTATCTCCTTCGACATGTTTTTTAGTTTTAAGTTGGTAGAATTTTGGAAGTGTGCCTATTAACTCACTGAATTTCTTGCCGCTCTTTGCAAAGATCTCAACTATCTTTGCTACGGTCATTGCACCATCTCTACCAAGGACATGATCTGGAAAGATAACTCCACCATTTTCTTCTCCTCCGACTAGGCCATTATGCTCCAGAAGGGTCCTCGATACTATTAGGTCCCCTACCTTGGTTTTGATGACCTTTCCATTATACATCTTGGCGAGTTCATCGATTATATGAGAAGTGGCAATGGTTGTCA
Protein-coding regions in this window:
- a CDS encoding TrmB family transcriptional regulator, with product MENYAFLIEKLQELGLTKREAEVYLAILVRNGATVKDLLESLDIHQPQLYNIIQSLIRKGFIRASAGRPRIYTASDISALIDIQKMKFDLLKTTLQEELTKIKSRSEEEGPYISMVRSLEGVLASIIEIVNSAEVEIRAELPSPIFKELKHYLLGAAQRGVNLYLLVYPGTGGFEEFERFKDQVKIKTSELGNFLLVIADLSSAVYAKRRFFSVHKLPVSNTEIYGYVIQEKDLLLRLLNIHNNLWIKAKEALCWVSRPELYPKTFIEFSMALNELETLLKLGYTPIVTVEGRDIKSSYPIKTKGRVRSVNRFGIVSNFVLESEEGTLTIGGFDAEVEDIEAQRIIIEKIER
- a CDS encoding HAD family hydrolase; the protein is MKEIALIWDFDGVLVFTPHEEAWKRAARHYGADIDHEFYVAYVSGKPRYEGAHKILELKGIYEKYNARSEEERKELLHEFAEFKNRIVNEMFEREEYKVNWNAILFLQNAKKAGIKNALASASKNATKLAKKVKIGEKTLADLFDVNVSGMAPTKKEVFKLAMEELRRNFSDIKFFFVIEDAPAGIQAGKELGAFTLGYEREAKLNSADLTFDDFAKLTTKNLQQLIEIKEGKV
- a CDS encoding glycoside hydrolase family 65 protein — encoded protein: MKFNFEFNRYSPREEELYGTILTLGNGHIGLRGEIELEPTIYGTTVAGIYDYAPYFYREIVNAPRVIGLQMMFSGEPLNLSTHKLSRYERELNIEEGTLKTWVHMETHKGVKIQYESLRIVHGKRKNLIILKFKFQASKGGLLTLVNPIETDVANPSYRPEIMVKHCSLKELYFDEKSIYAEVRTLDERYNIGIGSSLITEEKVERSVIKSSRGIAEVLSLQVRPNKVYEFVKYVVISSKNDENLKEEVLGELKEAVGLGFGKLYEEHREYWNDIWKKAKIEIEGDDEAEKGLNFSLFHLIQSLPRDSNISLTARGIHGFGYRGHVFWDTEIYALPFFIAVFPEDARRMLMYRYRNLESAKENAKLNGYDGAQFPWESADDGYEATPSLVPLDMAGKEVVRIYTGEEEHHITADIAYTVDLYYKFTRDEEFMSKYGLEIILETARFWASRVELDEKRGYVIRRVIGPDEYHEHVDNSFFTNLMAKHNLLLGVAYFKKALELGGEWMETIKRAGVDEEEVRGWFQVAERIYIPRQVEGVFEEFDGYFELEDYNLDPYGIGEARLPEEIRKRIGKTRLIKQADVIAAQYLLKEQFDLETIKKNFDYYIVRTTHASSLSMPAYSIVASWLDYGDLAYDYFMKCAYIDLKNIYGNTHDGFHLATAGGVWQALFRGFCGIDIKEDMIEISPKLPQKWKSVKLRFFFRGAWIDLVIKNNEIKVKLLNELKSVRVYAFGKEVVLGPGEEVTLEK
- the speB gene encoding agmatinase, whose amino-acid sequence is MELLYTYETLKLEFPMTEIEKADFVILGIPFDGTTSYKPGTRFGPTLIRQATLNLESYILDYDIDLAEVRIADVGDLAIVAGNPVETIKRGIKTIEEIRKLNPKAIPIVLGGEHSMTYAPVKALMPKSYIVFDAHLDLREQYEENPWNHACVARRISELGIEIAEFGIRSGTKEEVKYTKERGIHWVHARHYSFERFKEIVRELPDPIYISIDIDVFDLSMVPSTGTPEAGGLGFWEVVEALEWLVRNKEVVGFDIMEVAGMELGDVTALTAAKLLFYLMGMISMR
- a CDS encoding chloride channel protein, translating into MRTEKYIKKWSTILLLSIITGVIGGLGAVVFRKMVAIVRMLFFGSLLPRISFYYHGYNFGYIFLPAIGSLLIVAIIRNYPELKGNGIPEVIEAVIFKKGEIKGKLAFLKALATSITIGSGGSVGREGPIGFIGASLASALTQAFKLSPETKKLLTTCGLAAGIAGTFNTPFAGAMFALEVVYMGVFSINLVPIFLSAVVGNAVTLILLGEGFEVTLSSQITYNHVELPLLFLMGLIFGLLAAYWAKFIFWLTDKFEKSRAPLPFKLFIGGLGVGVIGMFFPKYGILGVGYEGIELAIAGLLPLTVLIFLGIGKMLATSLMISTGHSGGIFAPSLYTGALLGAAYGKMLSILFPTLGINTAVYALAGMAAFFSGLTQAPINQILMVAELTRGYALLPCVITSTTTSFLTARFILRGSSVYTLKLERRGFRIKTGRPVVLETIPVKDIMTTNPIFVNPQDRLIDIEHLVAHTGHDCFPVVNEKLEVLGIVGIKDFLNKPQKVKSLPIERFLRKNYAVGYLNETAHDAFEKLIKYDQNLLPIVESPECKKLIGVVTKRDIYKAYYRALQEMYIEEE